One genomic region from Colletes latitarsis isolate SP2378_abdomen chromosome 10, iyColLati1, whole genome shotgun sequence encodes:
- the LOC143346350 gene encoding uncharacterized protein LOC143346350 isoform X3 has product MATHSAYEYEDRGGQRMRHRVGTASRAADSTVACTSSQYYVGPSSDISEEDLAELPSCVYAGRSAQHVAHASSHTHSPLHYHMPVSTPDHNDTDMNGVEEGYYPNGSPYRIQRHAANIRERKRMLSINSAFDELRVHVPTFPYEKRLSKIDTLRLAIAYIALLREVLAARLDPLTYVERCLRGEINGERAEWNTSDLTARLSWINWENLGVNPNRRSVLTTLALTTDNMN; this is encoded by the exons ATGGCGACTCATTCCGCTTACGAGTACGAGGACAGAGGGGGTCAGAGGATGCGACACAGGGTGGGAACCGCCTCCAGAGCTGCTGACTCCACCGTGGCCTGCACTAG tagtCAATATTACGTGGGTCCGAGCAGCGACATCAGCGAGGAAGATCTAGCAGAGCTACCATCTTGCGTTTACGCGGGCAGATCCGCTCAACATGTCGCCCACGCGTCTTCGCACACTCACTCGCCCCTGCACTATCATATGCCAGTTTCCACGCCTG ATCACAACGACACGGACATGAATGGCGTGGAGGAGGGTTATTATCCAAATGGCAGCCCTTACAGAATCCAACGACACGCTGCCAACATACGCGAAAGGAAACGTATGCTGAG CATCAACTCGGCTTTCGACGAGCTTCGAGTTCACGTACCAACGTTCCCATACGAGAAGAGGCTGTCGAAGATCGACACGCTGCGTCTGGCCATAGCCTACATCGCTCTTCTTCGAGAGGTGCTGGCTGCGAGACTCGATCCGCTGACTTACGTCGAGAGGTGCCTTAGAGGAGAAATAAATGGGGAACGTGCTGAATGGAACACTAGCG atctAACGGCACGTTTATCGTGGATCAATTGGGAGAACCTGGGAGTGAATCCGAATCGACGATCGGTCCTCACCACCCTCGCCTTGACCACGGACAATATGAACTAA
- the LOC143346350 gene encoding uncharacterized protein LOC143346350 isoform X1, whose product MATHSAYEYEDRGGQRMRHRVGTASRAADSTVACTSSQYYVGPSSDISEEDLAELPSCVYAGRSAQHVAHASSHTHSPLHYHMPVSTPDHNDTDMNGVEEGYYPNGSPYRIQRHAANIRERKRMLSSINSAFDELRVHVPTFPYEKRLSKIDTLRLAIAYIALLREVLAARLDPLTYVERCLRGEINGERAEWNTSDLTARLSWINWENLGVNPNRRSVLTTLALTTDNMN is encoded by the exons ATGGCGACTCATTCCGCTTACGAGTACGAGGACAGAGGGGGTCAGAGGATGCGACACAGGGTGGGAACCGCCTCCAGAGCTGCTGACTCCACCGTGGCCTGCACTAG tagtCAATATTACGTGGGTCCGAGCAGCGACATCAGCGAGGAAGATCTAGCAGAGCTACCATCTTGCGTTTACGCGGGCAGATCCGCTCAACATGTCGCCCACGCGTCTTCGCACACTCACTCGCCCCTGCACTATCATATGCCAGTTTCCACGCCTG ATCACAACGACACGGACATGAATGGCGTGGAGGAGGGTTATTATCCAAATGGCAGCCCTTACAGAATCCAACGACACGCTGCCAACATACGCGAAAGGAAACGTATGCTGAG CAGCATCAACTCGGCTTTCGACGAGCTTCGAGTTCACGTACCAACGTTCCCATACGAGAAGAGGCTGTCGAAGATCGACACGCTGCGTCTGGCCATAGCCTACATCGCTCTTCTTCGAGAGGTGCTGGCTGCGAGACTCGATCCGCTGACTTACGTCGAGAGGTGCCTTAGAGGAGAAATAAATGGGGAACGTGCTGAATGGAACACTAGCG atctAACGGCACGTTTATCGTGGATCAATTGGGAGAACCTGGGAGTGAATCCGAATCGACGATCGGTCCTCACCACCCTCGCCTTGACCACGGACAATATGAACTAA
- the LOC143346350 gene encoding uncharacterized protein LOC143346350 isoform X2, protein MATHSAYEYEDRGGQRMRHRVGTASRAADSTVACTSQYYVGPSSDISEEDLAELPSCVYAGRSAQHVAHASSHTHSPLHYHMPVSTPDHNDTDMNGVEEGYYPNGSPYRIQRHAANIRERKRMLSSINSAFDELRVHVPTFPYEKRLSKIDTLRLAIAYIALLREVLAARLDPLTYVERCLRGEINGERAEWNTSDLTARLSWINWENLGVNPNRRSVLTTLALTTDNMN, encoded by the exons ATGGCGACTCATTCCGCTTACGAGTACGAGGACAGAGGGGGTCAGAGGATGCGACACAGGGTGGGAACCGCCTCCAGAGCTGCTGACTCCACCGTGGCCTGCACTAG tCAATATTACGTGGGTCCGAGCAGCGACATCAGCGAGGAAGATCTAGCAGAGCTACCATCTTGCGTTTACGCGGGCAGATCCGCTCAACATGTCGCCCACGCGTCTTCGCACACTCACTCGCCCCTGCACTATCATATGCCAGTTTCCACGCCTG ATCACAACGACACGGACATGAATGGCGTGGAGGAGGGTTATTATCCAAATGGCAGCCCTTACAGAATCCAACGACACGCTGCCAACATACGCGAAAGGAAACGTATGCTGAG CAGCATCAACTCGGCTTTCGACGAGCTTCGAGTTCACGTACCAACGTTCCCATACGAGAAGAGGCTGTCGAAGATCGACACGCTGCGTCTGGCCATAGCCTACATCGCTCTTCTTCGAGAGGTGCTGGCTGCGAGACTCGATCCGCTGACTTACGTCGAGAGGTGCCTTAGAGGAGAAATAAATGGGGAACGTGCTGAATGGAACACTAGCG atctAACGGCACGTTTATCGTGGATCAATTGGGAGAACCTGGGAGTGAATCCGAATCGACGATCGGTCCTCACCACCCTCGCCTTGACCACGGACAATATGAACTAA